A stretch of the Desulfobacter sp. genome encodes the following:
- a CDS encoding IS4 family transposase has product MTHISVPKKQLRSLNFDNFRCPLIKSLSKAPELQSRGDRPLKMTFEDQINALVYFHLQEHKSARHLIQDLKENVFAKENIAPDGGISRSSFCEAINHRGLEQLQFIFEDLYKQALECHPGEHAELGELVSIDGSLINAVLSMHWANYRKGSKKAKVHCGFDINHGIPNKIFLTEGNGAERTFVPKILSKGQTGVMDRGYQSHKEFDLLQEQGKHFVCRIKTRTTRTIIDNHETPSDSYIFYDALVKLGTPNQNQTKRPVRVVGYKIAGVKYYVATDRHDLTAEQIATIYKLRWTIEDFFKWWKEHLKVYHLIARSEYGLMVQILGGLITYLLLAIHCQKQFNEKVTIKRVRQLRTAILNDLFGCEEQGSHSSNRDNIVKDQKIIEQAKT; this is encoded by the coding sequence ATGACGCACATCTCAGTCCCTAAAAAACAACTACGGTCCCTGAACTTTGACAATTTCAGGTGCCCTCTGATAAAGTCACTTTCAAAAGCACCGGAATTACAATCTCGAGGAGACCGCCCTTTAAAAATGACATTCGAAGACCAGATAAATGCTTTGGTTTATTTCCATCTTCAGGAGCACAAGTCTGCCCGACATTTAATTCAGGATCTCAAGGAGAATGTTTTTGCTAAAGAAAATATTGCGCCAGACGGTGGTATCAGCCGTAGTAGTTTCTGTGAAGCCATCAATCACAGGGGACTCGAACAACTGCAATTTATCTTTGAGGATCTTTATAAACAGGCTCTTGAGTGTCATCCGGGTGAACACGCCGAGTTAGGAGAGTTGGTTTCCATTGACGGTAGTCTCATAAATGCAGTCCTTTCAATGCACTGGGCGAACTACAGAAAAGGAAGTAAAAAAGCCAAAGTACATTGCGGATTTGACATTAATCACGGAATCCCAAACAAAATCTTTTTGACTGAAGGCAACGGCGCTGAACGCACCTTTGTTCCCAAAATACTTTCCAAGGGGCAAACAGGTGTTATGGATCGTGGATATCAATCCCATAAAGAATTTGACCTGCTTCAGGAGCAAGGCAAACATTTTGTCTGCCGTATAAAAACCAGGACAACAAGAACAATTATTGATAACCACGAGACCCCTTCCGACAGCTACATTTTTTATGATGCACTGGTTAAACTTGGTACTCCGAATCAAAACCAGACGAAAAGGCCTGTTCGGGTTGTTGGCTATAAAATTGCTGGCGTCAAATACTATGTGGCAACTGACAGGCATGATTTAACAGCGGAACAAATAGCAACAATTTATAAACTCCGGTGGACCATTGAGGATTTTTTCAAATGGTGGAAAGAACATCTGAAGGTATATCATCTCATTGCCCGCAGTGAATACGGCCTTATGGTTCAGATTCTTGGCGGCCTTATCACTTACCTGTTACTGGCAATCCATTGCCAAAAACAGTTTAATGAAAAGGTCACGATCAAAAGAGTTCGGCAGCTGCGAACCGCCATTCTAAATGACCTGTTTGGCTGCGAGGAGCAGGGCTCTCATAGTTCAAACAGGGACAATATTGTCAAAGATCAAAAAATTATTGAGCAAGCAAAAACCTAA
- a CDS encoding DUF4172 domain-containing protein, producing the protein MTLQFSLDFELIKYIWQTKSWPDLKWDSAKLLKPLGNIRFSQGALITQIKELGC; encoded by the coding sequence TTGACTCTCCAATTTTCCCTTGACTTTGAGTTGATTAAATACATATGGCAAACTAAATCCTGGCCAGACCTCAAATGGGACAGTGCTAAATTATTGAAGCCCTTGGGCAATATCCGGTTCAGTCAAGGCGCTTTAATAACTCAGATCAAGGAATTGGGGTGTTAA
- a CDS encoding Fic family protein produces MKYIWKYKSWPHFTWNSDALLKPLGDVRFNQGSLIAQVRELGFDIQQTARADVLVEEALKTSAIEGEKLDPDAVRSSVGRQLGLPDAGLKYVQDQKADGLVQILLDATNNHSKELTPERLFAWHASLFPTGYSGMIQINVAQWRDDKYGPMQVVSGPIGHKKVHFEAPPANLIENEMERFVFWANEKTALDGILKAALAHLWFISIHPFDDGNGRIARTLTDMLLARDENSSKRFYSFSSQIMAERNDYYDILNASQIGNLEITNWLIWFLECMNRAILNSNSLLERIMIKARFWKTFAQTPLNSRQTKVINRLLDAGHNGFEGGLKNKKYIGIAHTSRATAQRELADLVQKMVLVRLPGGGRSASYDLNWRNFQK; encoded by the coding sequence ATGAAATATATCTGGAAATATAAATCCTGGCCGCACTTTACATGGAACAGTGATGCATTGCTAAAACCGCTGGGTGATGTCCGGTTCAACCAGGGATCATTAATCGCTCAGGTCAGGGAGTTGGGATTTGATATCCAACAAACGGCAAGGGCTGATGTACTTGTGGAAGAAGCCTTAAAAACTTCGGCCATTGAAGGAGAGAAATTAGATCCTGATGCTGTCCGATCTTCTGTGGGACGCCAGCTTGGCCTTCCAGATGCCGGTTTGAAATATGTACAGGATCAAAAAGCTGATGGACTTGTACAGATACTGCTGGATGCAACCAATAACCATAGCAAGGAATTGACGCCGGAAAGGCTCTTTGCCTGGCATGCCTCCCTTTTCCCTACTGGATATTCAGGCATGATTCAAATAAATGTGGCCCAATGGCGGGATGATAAATATGGGCCTATGCAAGTAGTTTCAGGCCCAATCGGCCATAAAAAGGTTCATTTCGAAGCCCCTCCTGCCAATTTGATTGAAAACGAAATGGAAAGGTTTGTATTCTGGGCAAATGAGAAAACAGCTTTAGATGGTATACTTAAAGCGGCTCTCGCTCATTTATGGTTCATTAGTATTCATCCTTTTGATGACGGGAACGGCAGAATCGCAAGAACGTTAACCGATATGCTGCTGGCTCGTGACGAAAACAGCTCGAAACGGTTTTACAGCTTCTCATCACAGATAATGGCAGAAAGAAACGACTATTATGATATCCTGAATGCTTCTCAGATCGGGAATCTGGAAATAACAAACTGGTTGATATGGTTTCTTGAATGCATGAATCGGGCAATTCTAAATTCAAATTCATTGCTGGAACGAATAATGATTAAAGCAAGATTTTGGAAGACATTTGCCCAGACACCACTTAATAGCAGGCAGACAAAAGTCATCAACAGATTGCTTGATGCTGGCCACAACGGTTTTGAAGGTGGGTTGAAAAATAAAAAATATATAGGAATCGCTCATACCAGTCGTGCTACTGCCCAAAGAGAATTGGCTGATCTCGTTCAAAAAATGGTCCTGGTTCGACTTCCTGGCGGAGGAAGAAGCGCAAGCTATGATTTGAATTGGCGTAATTTCCAAAAATAA
- a CDS encoding IS256 family transposase has protein sequence MTEENTEFDFQKALKGIQEGKPFTGKGGVLTSLIKNLVEAALEGELESHLGQEVSANRRNGKSKKTIKSLDGKFELETPRDRAGTFSPQIVKKHQTTLSDEIERKIIALYGLGMSYNDMASHLQEIYGLEISNATLSTITDKIIHTVKEWQARPLENVYPIVWLDAIHYKVRENGKVGSKAVYTILGVNIEGRKEVLGLYISENEGANFWLQVLTDLSNRGVKDILIACVDGLKGFPEAIETIFPDTEVQLCVVHQIRNSLKYVGSKNKKEFMADLKRVYKAVNKDLAEEELDILENKWNDKYPIVIKSWRNNWERLSHFFKYPEEIRRIIYTTNTIEAVHRQFRKLTKTKGSFPNQDSLLKLLYMGIQNASKKWTMPIQNWSLTISQLAIFFEGRLDKELGI, from the coding sequence ATGACCGAAGAAAACACCGAATTTGATTTTCAAAAAGCCCTTAAAGGCATCCAGGAAGGTAAACCCTTCACAGGTAAGGGCGGCGTCCTTACATCATTAATCAAAAATCTTGTTGAAGCTGCTCTTGAAGGAGAGTTGGAGTCCCATCTCGGGCAGGAAGTTTCTGCCAACCGCCGTAATGGAAAAAGCAAAAAGACCATTAAATCCCTGGATGGTAAATTTGAGCTGGAAACCCCGCGTGACAGGGCCGGAACCTTCTCTCCACAGATCGTCAAAAAACATCAGACAACGCTCAGCGATGAAATTGAAAGAAAGATAATAGCCCTTTACGGCCTGGGCATGAGTTATAATGATATGGCTTCCCATTTACAGGAAATCTATGGACTTGAGATTTCAAATGCCACTCTGAGCACCATTACCGATAAAATCATCCATACCGTCAAAGAATGGCAGGCCAGGCCGTTGGAAAATGTGTACCCAATCGTATGGCTTGATGCCATACATTATAAAGTACGAGAAAACGGAAAGGTCGGCAGCAAAGCCGTTTACACAATTCTTGGGGTGAATATCGAGGGCCGCAAAGAGGTTCTTGGGCTGTACATATCCGAGAATGAGGGTGCGAACTTCTGGCTGCAGGTGTTAACAGACCTTTCAAACCGAGGGGTAAAAGATATCCTGATTGCCTGTGTTGATGGTCTAAAAGGTTTTCCCGAGGCCATTGAGACCATATTCCCGGACACAGAAGTTCAACTCTGCGTAGTCCACCAGATCCGAAATTCATTGAAATACGTTGGTTCCAAAAATAAAAAAGAATTTATGGCAGATCTAAAACGTGTTTATAAAGCGGTCAATAAGGATCTGGCCGAAGAAGAACTGGATATCTTGGAAAATAAATGGAATGACAAATACCCGATTGTGATAAAATCCTGGCGGAACAACTGGGAACGCCTCAGTCATTTCTTTAAATATCCAGAAGAGATTCGACGGATAATATACACCACAAATACCATTGAGGCTGTGCATCGACAGTTTCGAAAACTGACCAAAACAAAGGGATCATTCCCGAACCAGGACAGCCTGTTAAAGCTGCTTTACATGGGGATCCAGAACGCCAGTAAAAAATGGACAATGCCGATTCAAAATTGGTCACTGACAATTTCCCAGTTGGCAATTTTCTTTGAAGGCCGGCTGGATAAAGAGCTGGGAATTTGA
- a CDS encoding DUF488 family protein: MSQRDKKKQISWDEYVVQYSALIKRREIESKLSLSELGGSCFLCSEPTADMCHRRLAAEYLKKHYKELKIKHL, translated from the coding sequence TTGTCACAGAGGGATAAGAAAAAACAAATTTCTTGGGATGAATACGTTGTGCAATACAGCGCTCTGATAAAGAGACGGGAAATCGAATCCAAGTTAAGCTTGAGCGAACTTGGTGGATCATGTTTTTTATGCAGTGAACCAACAGCTGATATGTGTCATCGTAGATTAGCTGCCGAGTATTTGAAAAAGCATTACAAAGAACTTAAAATTAAACATCTTTAA
- a CDS encoding ATP-binding protein — MTCLAARSRALIVQTGTILSKIKKLLSKQKPNRTSLNQYLSLNLEIKEERTIFEQDYPIEDLLQAIFFYKNQVKHDGEILIFIDEIQACPAAVSYLRYFYEAFPDIYVIAAGSLLETLIDTHISFPVGRVEYLVMKPLSFKEFLNALSETASLDILTKNIPAPDFAHEKLMKLFQTYSIIGGMPEIVEKHSDQKDIIALNSIFDSLIVSYLDDVEKYARNSTMVNVIRHAVSTSFYEAGSRIKFQGFGNSNYKSREMGEALKVLEKAMLIYLLYPSSSVSPPLLPNIKKSPRLQVLDTGMLNYFSGFQKDLFGANSIDSVYQGKIAEHIVGQELLAVETSPLFKLYFWNREKKQSTAEVDYLIQYEGLLIPVEVKSAATGRLRYLHQFIDREPHKYAVRIYSGKLEINQIKTLNGKEFLLLNLPFYLTGSIAGYLKWMISNDKPTQ; from the coding sequence ATGACCTGTTTGGCTGCGAGGAGCAGGGCTCTCATAGTTCAAACAGGGACAATATTGTCAAAGATCAAAAAATTATTGAGCAAGCAAAAACCTAACCGGACATCACTGAATCAATATCTATCTTTGAATCTTGAAATAAAAGAGGAACGAACCATTTTTGAGCAGGATTATCCCATTGAAGATTTACTGCAAGCTATTTTCTTTTATAAAAATCAAGTGAAGCATGACGGTGAAATTTTAATATTCATAGATGAGATTCAGGCTTGTCCAGCAGCCGTCTCTTATCTTAGATATTTTTATGAAGCATTTCCCGATATTTATGTTATTGCAGCCGGATCTCTTTTAGAGACACTTATTGATACCCATATCAGCTTTCCTGTCGGCAGAGTGGAATATCTTGTGATGAAACCTTTGAGTTTCAAGGAATTTTTAAATGCTTTATCCGAAACAGCCAGCCTGGATATTCTTACAAAAAACATTCCAGCCCCTGATTTCGCACATGAAAAGCTAATGAAATTATTTCAAACCTATTCAATCATTGGGGGTATGCCGGAAATAGTTGAAAAACATTCCGACCAGAAAGACATCATAGCGCTTAACAGTATATTTGACAGCTTAATCGTTTCTTATCTTGATGACGTTGAAAAGTATGCTCGAAACAGTACAATGGTTAACGTAATTCGACATGCCGTTTCAACTTCATTCTATGAAGCAGGCAGCAGGATTAAATTTCAGGGTTTTGGTAATTCCAACTATAAATCAAGGGAAATGGGGGAAGCATTAAAAGTATTGGAAAAAGCGATGTTGATTTACCTTTTATACCCTTCATCCTCTGTCAGTCCTCCTTTGCTGCCAAACATAAAAAAATCGCCGAGGCTCCAAGTCCTTGACACAGGAATGCTGAACTATTTTTCTGGATTTCAAAAAGATTTGTTCGGGGCCAATAGTATTGATTCTGTCTATCAGGGGAAAATAGCAGAACATATTGTCGGACAGGAACTTCTCGCTGTTGAAACATCTCCTTTATTCAAATTGTATTTTTGGAACCGGGAAAAAAAACAATCCACTGCCGAAGTTGATTACCTGATTCAATATGAAGGGTTGCTCATACCCGTTGAAGTAAAATCTGCTGCAACAGGTCGGCTACGCTATCTCCATCAGTTCATAGACCGCGAACCTCATAAATATGCCGTGAGGATTTATTCCGGAAAATTAGAAATTAACCAAATCAAAACTCTTAACGGGAAAGAGTTCTTACTGCTAAACCTCCCATTTTATTTAACTGGGTCTATTGCAGGATATTTAAAATGGATGATATCCAATGACAAACCAACCCAATAA
- a CDS encoding IS4 family transposase, whose amino-acid sequence MTHISVPKKQLRSLNFDNFRCPLIKSLSKAPELQSRGDRPLKMTFEDQINALVYFHLQEHKSARHLIQDLKENVFAKENIAPDGGISRSSFCEAINHRGLEQLQFIFEDLYKQALECHPGEHAELGELVSIDGSLINAVLSMHWANYRKGSKKAKVHCGFDINHGIPNKIFLTEGNGAERTFVPKIVSKGQTGVMDRGYQSHKEFDLLQEQGKHFVCRIKTRTTRTIIDNHETPSDSYIFYDALVKLGTPNQNQTKRPVRVVGYKIAGVKYYVATDRHDLTAEQIATIYKLRWTIEDFFKWWKEHLKVYHLIARSEYGLMVQILGGLITYLLLAIHCQKQFNEKVTIKRVRQLRTAILNDLFGCEEQGSHSSNRDNIVKDQKIIEQAKT is encoded by the coding sequence ATGACGCACATCTCAGTCCCTAAAAAACAACTACGGTCCCTGAACTTTGACAATTTCAGGTGCCCTCTGATAAAGTCACTTTCAAAAGCACCGGAATTACAATCTCGAGGAGACCGCCCTTTAAAAATGACATTCGAAGACCAGATAAATGCTTTGGTTTATTTCCATCTTCAGGAGCACAAGTCTGCCCGACATTTAATTCAGGATCTCAAGGAGAATGTTTTTGCTAAAGAAAATATTGCGCCAGACGGTGGTATCAGCCGTAGTAGTTTCTGTGAAGCCATCAATCACAGGGGACTCGAACAACTGCAATTTATCTTTGAGGATCTTTATAAACAGGCTCTTGAGTGTCATCCGGGTGAACACGCCGAGTTAGGAGAGTTGGTTTCCATTGACGGTAGTCTCATAAATGCAGTCCTTTCAATGCACTGGGCGAACTACAGAAAAGGAAGTAAAAAAGCCAAAGTACATTGCGGATTTGACATTAATCACGGAATCCCAAACAAAATCTTTTTGACTGAAGGCAACGGCGCTGAACGCACCTTTGTTCCCAAAATAGTTTCCAAGGGGCAAACAGGTGTTATGGATCGTGGATATCAATCCCATAAAGAATTTGACCTGCTTCAGGAGCAAGGCAAACATTTTGTCTGCCGTATAAAAACCAGGACAACAAGAACAATTATTGATAACCACGAGACCCCTTCCGACAGCTACATTTTTTATGATGCACTGGTTAAACTTGGTACTCCGAATCAAAACCAGACGAAAAGGCCTGTTCGGGTTGTTGGCTATAAAATTGCTGGCGTCAAATACTATGTGGCAACTGACAGGCATGATTTAACAGCGGAACAAATAGCAACAATTTATAAACTCCGGTGGACCATTGAGGATTTTTTCAAATGGTGGAAAGAACATCTGAAGGTATATCATCTCATTGCCCGCAGTGAATACGGCCTTATGGTTCAGATTCTTGGCGGCCTTATCACTTACCTGTTACTGGCAATCCATTGCCAAAAACAGTTTAATGAAAAGGTCACGATCAAAAGAGTTCGGCAGCTGCGAACCGCCATTCTAAATGACCTGTTTGGCTGCGAGGAGCAGGGCTCTCATAGTTCAAACAGGGACAATATTGTCAAAGATCAAAAAATTATTGAGCAAGCAAAAACCTAA
- a CDS encoding DUF1214 domain-containing protein — protein sequence MNLKIRNFYSVGILLLAIVSAPVYAGEKKSDTSENVPVTLDKFATAETHFMMQLGVDTQDSFGKWFHDRGFTPIDKQNVVRMNRDTLYSSVVLDLTEPATIIKPDIQGRYQSLLVVNEGHFATLVAYKPGKYTLTKEKMGSRYVAVIVRTLVDAEDPDDLAEAHRTQDGLKVIQKSKGKFEVPNWDREALKEMREALKVLGKYLPIRDTAYGGSIDEVDPIAHIVGTADTWGGWKPENAVYRSYVPQKNDGKTPYTVTLKNVPAAKDAFWSISVYNSEGFFQENEHNKYVINSRKAKADKDGSVTIHFGGDSSKENFLPIMPGWNYMLRIYLPQKAYFDGTWKAPEAEPVK from the coding sequence ATGAATTTAAAAATACGTAATTTCTATAGTGTCGGGATTTTACTTTTAGCCATTGTATCTGCGCCTGTCTATGCCGGCGAAAAAAAGTCCGATACATCGGAAAACGTACCGGTCACCTTGGACAAGTTCGCCACTGCCGAAACACATTTTATGATGCAGCTTGGCGTCGATACCCAGGATAGCTTTGGCAAATGGTTTCACGATCGAGGATTTACGCCAATCGACAAACAGAATGTGGTACGGATGAACCGGGACACTCTGTACTCCTCAGTGGTGCTTGATCTCACGGAACCCGCCACCATTATCAAGCCCGATATACAGGGCCGCTACCAATCGCTCCTGGTAGTAAATGAGGGACACTTTGCCACGCTGGTAGCCTACAAACCAGGAAAGTACACGCTGACGAAGGAAAAGATGGGGAGCCGGTACGTTGCCGTTATTGTGCGGACGCTCGTTGACGCGGAGGATCCAGATGATCTGGCCGAGGCTCACAGGACTCAGGACGGGCTGAAAGTAATCCAAAAGTCTAAAGGTAAGTTCGAGGTGCCGAATTGGGATCGTGAAGCACTTAAAGAGATGCGTGAGGCTTTAAAAGTACTGGGTAAATATCTGCCGATTCGAGACACGGCCTATGGCGGCAGCATTGATGAAGTTGATCCGATTGCACATATTGTCGGTACCGCCGACACATGGGGCGGCTGGAAGCCCGAGAACGCGGTTTACAGGTCCTATGTCCCTCAAAAAAATGATGGCAAAACACCGTACACGGTGACGCTCAAGAATGTGCCTGCGGCAAAAGATGCTTTCTGGTCCATCAGCGTTTACAACAGTGAAGGGTTCTTTCAGGAGAACGAGCACAATAAATATGTCATCAACAGCCGTAAGGCGAAAGCTGATAAAGATGGCTCGGTAACGATACACTTTGGAGGTGATTCGTCAAAGGAAAACTTTCTTCCGATTATGCCCGGATGGAACTATATGCTGCGAATCTACCTACCGCAGAAAGCATATTTTGACGGGACATGGAAAGCACCGGAGGCAGAGCCAGTAAAATAA
- a CDS encoding DUF1254 domain-containing protein has translation MILLAGLMVLIFTGCVSRSAVDTAPQMKMTTDIPKSIMIPDKVETRLGTLTFFYGFPTDETARKMHDYLYFHRAVDVFLDEMSAASIFAIREGFRSMGVQECYQMALFENLMDSKALWLTANTETVYASNFLDLKKNGPVVIESPANVLGILDDMWMRYVGDIGNAGPDKGQGGKFLVLPPGYDGNVPEGYHVFRSKTYGVWFIIRGFLVNGDPGPAAESFRNGLRIYPLAKAENPPKMEFKDTSGVPHNTIHANNYEFYEELNAVVQEEWEDAIDADRKGRLALLGIIKGHAFEPDERMKAIMDEAAFTGAAIARTISWASTDPTVFFYEDDPTWFSAFIIGNHQFMSKEGWLHRDARTMFMYNAIGITPAMAVAMPGIGSQYAAAAKDSKGKWLDGNRTYKLTLPPNVPAKDFWSVVLYDSQTRSMLQTDQQFPSLNSQSGNVEINTDGSTDIYFGPAAPEGKENNWVQTAPGKGFWLILRLYGPLDPWFDKTWRPGTIEMVK, from the coding sequence ATGATACTGTTGGCCGGTTTAATGGTGTTGATTTTTACCGGTTGTGTGAGCAGGAGTGCTGTTGACACCGCTCCACAGATGAAGATGACAACGGATATCCCGAAATCGATTATGATACCGGACAAAGTTGAAACAAGGTTGGGTACTCTCACGTTTTTCTACGGATTCCCTACAGATGAGACTGCCCGGAAAATGCATGACTATCTCTATTTTCACAGGGCAGTTGATGTGTTTCTGGATGAAATGAGCGCCGCTTCCATTTTCGCAATCCGCGAGGGGTTCCGGAGCATGGGGGTCCAGGAATGTTACCAGATGGCCCTCTTTGAAAACTTGATGGATTCGAAAGCCCTGTGGCTGACGGCCAATACGGAAACGGTATATGCCTCCAATTTTCTCGATCTGAAAAAAAATGGGCCCGTCGTTATCGAATCTCCGGCCAATGTTCTGGGTATTCTGGACGACATGTGGATGCGTTATGTGGGGGATATTGGGAATGCAGGCCCGGACAAAGGACAGGGTGGCAAATTCCTGGTCCTTCCTCCCGGCTATGACGGTAATGTACCTGAAGGGTACCATGTCTTTCGATCCAAAACCTACGGCGTGTGGTTCATCATTAGGGGATTTCTCGTCAATGGTGATCCCGGACCGGCAGCGGAAAGCTTCCGGAACGGCCTCCGGATCTATCCCCTTGCAAAAGCGGAAAATCCTCCCAAGATGGAGTTTAAAGATACATCGGGTGTGCCTCACAATACGATCCATGCGAACAATTACGAGTTTTATGAAGAGCTGAACGCTGTTGTGCAGGAGGAGTGGGAAGACGCTATCGATGCCGACAGGAAAGGCAGACTGGCCCTGCTGGGGATTATTAAAGGGCATGCGTTCGAACCGGATGAGCGCATGAAAGCAATCATGGATGAAGCTGCCTTTACCGGTGCCGCCATAGCAAGGACCATCTCCTGGGCATCCACTGACCCAACAGTTTTTTTCTATGAGGATGATCCCACCTGGTTCAGTGCCTTTATCATTGGAAATCATCAGTTCATGTCCAAAGAGGGATGGCTGCACCGGGATGCACGCACCATGTTCATGTACAACGCCATCGGCATTACGCCTGCCATGGCAGTCGCCATGCCGGGCATCGGTTCTCAATATGCGGCAGCAGCCAAAGATTCAAAAGGAAAGTGGCTGGATGGAAACAGAACCTACAAATTGACATTGCCGCCAAATGTTCCGGCCAAGGATTTCTGGTCTGTGGTGCTGTATGACTCTCAGACCCGTTCCATGCTGCAGACCGATCAGCAATTTCCAAGCCTTAACAGCCAGAGTGGAAACGTTGAAATCAATACGGACGGTTCAACCGATATCTATTTCGGCCCTGCAGCCCCGGAAGGCAAAGAAAATAACTGGGTGCAGACGGCTCCCGGTAAAGGCTTCTGGCTTATTCTCCGGTTGTACGGTCCTTTAGATCCCTGGTTCGACAAAACCTGGCGGCCGGGAACAATTGAAATGGTAAAATAG
- a CDS encoding transporter: MNCRYTAVKKIIQGMLTIMAVLAGISFSVSAGELGHYMPGVRNVRDFIVPDPGFYYLQYNIYYTSNTYKDRNGKEVSSIGPIKFESQVDSYAVAPVFLWSSSQKILGASYAAFAQPAIVNTSYTLAALGGGIDESQWGFGDLYLKPIWLGWNNIHTSVAIGYGIYAPTGEYSDGAVDNTGLGFLTHEFQASLTVFPWEHKGTAVMVSGTYEIHHDKDGADITPGDRFSLDYGISQYIPVNKEETLIAELGLSGYSQWQVDNDSGRDVHPLLNVKDEVHALGGQLGLSYVPWNASVSFRYLKEYDAEARYEGELFSLSFAKGF; encoded by the coding sequence ATGAATTGCCGCTATACTGCAGTCAAAAAAATTATTCAGGGGATGCTGACGATAATGGCGGTCCTCGCAGGAATATCATTTTCTGTTTCAGCAGGTGAATTAGGCCATTACATGCCTGGTGTCAGGAACGTGAGGGATTTCATTGTTCCTGATCCCGGCTTTTACTATCTGCAGTACAATATCTATTACACCTCTAATACATATAAAGATCGTAATGGGAAAGAAGTCAGTTCAATCGGCCCAATTAAGTTTGAGTCTCAGGTCGATTCATATGCCGTTGCCCCGGTGTTTTTGTGGTCAAGCTCTCAGAAAATACTGGGCGCATCTTATGCGGCTTTTGCACAGCCTGCCATCGTTAACACAAGTTATACACTTGCCGCTCTTGGGGGGGGTATCGATGAATCACAGTGGGGTTTCGGTGATCTTTATCTTAAACCGATTTGGTTGGGCTGGAATAATATTCATACGTCAGTTGCCATTGGATATGGGATTTATGCACCGACCGGAGAATACAGTGACGGAGCGGTCGACAATACAGGTCTTGGCTTTTTAACCCATGAGTTCCAGGCAAGCCTTACGGTTTTTCCATGGGAGCACAAGGGGACCGCCGTTATGGTATCCGGAACCTATGAAATTCACCATGATAAAGACGGTGCAGATATTACCCCGGGGGATCGGTTCTCACTGGATTACGGGATCAGCCAATATATCCCGGTGAATAAAGAAGAGACCCTAATAGCGGAACTGGGATTGTCCGGATATAGCCAGTGGCAGGTGGATAATGACTCAGGAAGAGATGTCCATCCGCTTTTAAATGTGAAAGATGAAGTTCATGCACTGGGCGGCCAGCTCGGGTTGAGCTATGTACCATGGAATGCGTCAGTATCATTTCGTTATTTGAAGGAATACGATGCAGAAGCACGGTATGAAGGTGAGTTGTTCTCGTTGAGTTTTGCCAAAGGGTTTTGA